The genomic interval CAGCCCTTGTTTTAACAAGCATACTTGCCAGAATAAATGACATAATATTGAGCCACATTACCTTGTGCCCCAACTGGTGATAAGCCTCAACCTCTGGCAACACTTTGTAAAGAACTAAACCGATTATCAAAATCAGTGAAGTTAAATAGTTGGGAATAGCCTCGGTAATCCACAAAATTAGAGAAGCAACAAACAGGGCAAGCATTGAAATGTTTTTTGCAACAAAAGCATTATGCCCAACAGTTTGAAGCACCTGCTGTGCCTCCTTAGGAAGAATTGATGCATCTATATGCTGAAAAAAGGAGAAATTAACAAGGTAATTTAAAGTAATAAAAACGATTATGGCTAATGGCCCCCCTAATTTATGCATCCAGATTTCAAACTTAGAAAACTCTCTTTTAGGGAGTTTATTTAATTTGTAATTGCTCATATCAAGGGGATCAAAACCGTTACCGTTTAAATCTATAACCCCGTTTTCTCCGTTTTTACCTTTCATTCTTTACTTTTCCCGCCAGTTTTTATAAGGATTTTTCATAAGCATTGAGTTGTAATATCTTACATCTCCTGTAACCTCTTCACCTAACCATTCAGGTTTTTCAAACTCTTCGTTTTCGTCACTTAACTCAACCTCTGCAATTACAAGCCCTTCGTTGTCTCCATAAAATTCATCAATTTCAAACAGGTGGTTTCCAACCTTAACTCTGTACCTTGTTTTATCTATAACGCCTGGCTCGCATATATTTAACAATTGCTTTGCATCTTCAACAGGTATTTCAATCTCCCATTCAAACCTTGATGCACCTGATTCATTGCCAATTCCTTTAACAGTCAGATAGCCTTTATCTCCTTTTATTCTTACCCTTACAGTTCTTTCAGGGACGGAAGAGAGATAACCCTGAATTATCCTGATTCCGTTTTCTTTAGGGAAATTTCCTTTAACTAAAAATTTCCTCTCTATTTCTTTACCCATGAAAACCTCCTGATTTTATTGGCTTTTTTAAATGGAAGAGGGGGAAAATTCCCCCTCTTTTTTTAAATCTTTAGAATAAGTACTGGAATCTGAAAGCAAGTATCTGGAAATCGTCGTTTCCTATAAAGTCTCCATCACCATCTGCATATTCATCGTTGTTCACAAAAATATAGTTCATCATGAATCTTACATTTGCATTAAAATAATAGTTTATTCCTAATGTAACATTTTCTTCTTTACCACCAAAAATTTCTGCAGACTCATCATTTAAATCAAGTGAACTATACCTCAAAGCAATTTCAAGTGCACCCTTCTTGCTATTAGGAGTGACTGCTGCAAATTCTGATTCACTCTTTTTCCACTGCCTTGTTTCACCTGTTACAAAGTAACTAACAAAAATGTAATAACCGTCAAAAGATGCATCAGGTTTTCCGTCATATCTATTTACATCCTGAGAAATATACTCAGCCTGAACCATTATATTGTCCAATTGCCATGCAAACTCTAAACCGTAAGCTGAAAAATCGTCAACATTCTTAATTTTTCCAGTGTTCAAAATCTTTTCTGTTAAATGAAGCTCAGGTCTTTCTTTAAATTTAATTTTGTTGTCATCTTCAGCGTCAGGAATTGCATACTGGTAAGATGCACCAAAGTGAAGGAGTTTACCTTTTTCGGAAATAGGGTCATAGGTAAGCCTTGCAGCGTAAGCCCAGGATTCATTGTGTCCTGATTCTTCCCCTGTTCCAA from Thermotomaculum hydrothermale carries:
- a CDS encoding CYTH domain-containing protein; protein product: MGKEIERKFLVKGNFPKENGIRIIQGYLSSVPERTVRVRIKGDKGYLTVKGIGNESGASRFEWEIEIPVEDAKQLLNICEPGVIDKTRYRVKVGNHLFEIDEFYGDNEGLVIAEVELSDENEEFEKPEWLGEEVTGDVRYYNSMLMKNPYKNWREK
- a CDS encoding OprO/OprP family phosphate-selective porin, with the protein product MKSSFFVFLLIGLMSISFAFSQNRIKMENYFDSGYFVTASEDGSFKLWIDGRVMIDSGFFFGDDNNFANGTETRRARVSFKTTLYDQWAGEWDIDVADNEVEIKDFWMAYIGFDNTIIKLGNHKMPFSMEEVTSSRYIVFMERALPNVFTLGRRIGVSYTKWADNWRIQAGFYGQEVGTGEESGHNESWAYAARLTYDPISEKGKLLHFGASYQYAIPDAEDDNKIKFKERPELHLTEKILNTGKIKNVDDFSAYGLEFAWQLDNIMVQAEYISQDVNRYDGKPDASFDGYYIFVSYFVTGETRQWKKSESEFAAVTPNSKKGALEIALRYSSLDLNDESAEIFGGKEENVTLGINYYFNANVRFMMNYIFVNNDEYADGDGDFIGNDDFQILAFRFQYLF